A part of Propioniciclava coleopterorum genomic DNA contains:
- a CDS encoding enoyl-CoA hydratase/isomerase family protein — protein MSDPAEGTVGLHVEDGIARLHLDRPAKLNAFTLAMLARLEDHLDALERSEDVRVVIVTSAGERVFSAGADIHHFRRLTALQMWSTWTRTGHRVFDRLARLRQPTIAAMDGDAFGGGLEIALACDLRVLADDAQVGLTEVAIGTVPGWGGLDRLPALVGPARAKRMVFTGTPIDAATALDWGLVTDVAPRADVVDAALALAAVVADRSPLAVQMSKQAIDAGAGLGLGMALEGLASAASGASDDFSEGVTAFRHKRTPAFTGSLGTPGPRTAHLDD, from the coding sequence GACCCCGCCGAGGGCACGGTCGGCCTGCACGTCGAGGACGGGATCGCTCGTCTGCACCTCGACCGGCCCGCCAAGCTCAACGCCTTCACGCTCGCGATGCTCGCCCGGCTGGAGGACCACCTGGACGCCCTCGAGCGCTCCGAGGACGTCCGGGTCGTGATCGTGACCAGCGCGGGGGAGCGCGTGTTCAGCGCCGGCGCGGACATCCACCACTTCCGCCGGCTCACCGCGCTGCAGATGTGGTCGACCTGGACGCGGACCGGGCACCGGGTCTTCGACCGGCTCGCGCGGCTGCGGCAGCCCACCATCGCGGCGATGGACGGTGACGCGTTCGGCGGCGGGCTGGAGATCGCGCTGGCCTGCGACCTGCGCGTGCTCGCCGACGACGCGCAGGTGGGGCTGACCGAGGTGGCCATCGGCACGGTGCCGGGCTGGGGCGGCCTCGACCGGCTCCCAGCGCTCGTCGGTCCGGCGCGGGCCAAGCGGATGGTGTTCACCGGCACCCCGATCGACGCCGCCACCGCTCTGGACTGGGGGCTGGTCACCGACGTCGCCCCGCGCGCCGACGTCGTGGACGCCGCCCTCGCCCTGGCCGCCGTCGTGGCCGACCGCTCGCCGCTGGCCGTGCAGATGTCGAAGCAGGCGATCGACGCCGGGGCGGGGCTCGGGCTCGGCATGGCTCTGGAGGGCCTGGCGTCCGCGGCGTCCGGCGCCTCGGACGACTTCTCCGAGGGCGTGACCGCCTTCCGGCACAAGCGGACGCCGGCGTTCACCGGGTCGCTCGGGACCCCCGGGCCGCGCACCGCCCACCTGGACGACTGA